The Thermodesulfobacterium sp. TA1 sequence TTTGGAACTTAGATATAATGAGATTTGTATGTTTTCAAAAACAGTAAGGTCTAGTATCAGCTTATAATCTTGGAAGATGATCCCCCAGTTACGTCTAAATTCAGAAAACTTTGAGCGATTAAGTTTAGAATAGGGTAAATTTTTATAAAAGATTTCGCCTTCAGTGGGTTTTTCTTCTCTATAAAGAAGTTTTAAAAGGGTGGTTTTGCCTGCGCCTGTTGGTCCGGTTAACAATAAAAATTCGCCTTCTTTGATGTTAAAGGTTGTTATATCTAAAGCTTTAAAATAAGGATTATAAATTTTGGTTATTCTTTCTAACCGAAAAAGATCCATAATTTTTGAGTATACCTAAAATTTTTTCTAAGGCAACAATAAAACCATCGTCTAATCATTATGATTTAACCGAATAAATTTTAATTTTAAAATGAAGATACCACATAATAATCTGTGTTTGGATTTTTGTTTTCTTTAAGAAGCATAGAGTTATAGTTTTCTCTCGTCCTCTTAAGGGTTTCAAGGAGAAGATCTATAGGGTGTACTTCAAACTCGATACCTTTTTGAGCCGCAACCTGGCAGCCTTCCTTTACGACTTCTGTAGCCAGAGTAAAAAGATGCTCGTTTTCCAGTATGTACCCGTTTTTAACATCTATGATAGCACCAATTGGATTTATCGCTGAGTTAACTATAGCTTTCTTCCACTTCCATCCAACTATGTTCTCGCTGATCTCTACCTCTAATCCGACTTTCATAAATAGGGAAGCGACTCTTTCGGCGAATTGCCTTTTCCCAGCAGATAGTTTCCGATTATCGTTATCCCCTTTCCAGCCCATCTAACAACTCCCCAACTTTCAAGGGCAGCTCCATTGGTAGTTATCCCACCAAGGATGTTTTTGGTGTATTTTAATGCCTCGTCCTTGGTTTCAAGCCCGTTTTGAATGCTTAATATCCAAGAGTTTTCGCCTATGCTTTCCTTTGCACACTCCAATGCGTGGGCTGTGGAATAGGACTTTGTTGCTAAAATTATCAAGTCTGGTGATTTGGGAGGAACTTCAGTAACAGCTTTGGGGTAAACTGTGAACTCTTCAACGCCAACAACTCTAAGGCCGTTGTTATTTATTGCTTTTATATGCTCTTCACGACCTATTAGCGTCACATCTTTACCTATTTTAGACAAAAGCGCTCCAAAAAGGGAACCTATAGAACCAGCACCAAGAATATAAATTTTCATCTTTGCTCACCTTCCGACAAACACCGTAACCATTTTAACACAACTTCCTTAAATATCTTGCAGTCATGGGGCTTGCGGTAATTAAACTGGATAAGGATGGAAATAATATTTTCGCTTA is a genomic window containing:
- a CDS encoding cell division ATP-binding protein FtsE, producing the protein MDLFRLERITKIYNPYFKALDITTFNIKEGEFLLLTGPTGAGKTTLLKLLYREEKPTEGEIFYKNLPYSKLNRSKFSEFRRNWGIIFQDYKLILDLTVFENIQISLYLSSKKVPKPKLYILNYLERFNLAPKAFKKVKELSGGEQQKVGIIRAIIRDPELLIADEPTGNLDPESVKETIKLFKEYQQAGKTIILATHDPLILQLNPGRTIRLEMGRLVENV
- a CDS encoding ketopantoate reductase C-terminal domain-containing protein produces the protein MKVGLEVEISENIVGWKWKKAIVNSAINPIGAIIDVKNGYILENEHLFTLATEVVKEGCQVAAQKGIEFEVHPIDLLLETLKRTRENYNSMLLKENKNPNTDYYVVSSF
- a CDS encoding 2-dehydropantoate 2-reductase N-terminal domain-containing protein, coding for MKIYILGAGSIGSLFGALLSKIGKDVTLIGREEHIKAINNNGLRVVGVEEFTVYPKAVTEVPPKSPDLIILATKSYSTAHALECAKESIGENSWILSIQNGLETKDEALKYTKNILGGITTNGAALESWGVVRWAGKGITIIGNYLLGKGNSPKESLPYL